One window of the Rufibacter radiotolerans genome contains the following:
- a CDS encoding UDP-glucose--hexose-1-phosphate uridylyltransferase, producing the protein MSAFDINEHSHRRFNPLLGEWVLVSPHRSKRPWQGQQEAAEKDTRPAYDPGCYLCPTNVRANGETNPDYPSTFVFVNDFAALQTDSHTGEFTKPGSLLQAHSERGLCKVICFSPRHDLTLSDMEVSEIRKVVDLWQQEYLELGALDYISYVQIFENKGSVMGSSNPHPHGQIWAQSSVPGEPAKETDQQEAYFKQNGRSLLADYLKEELEAKARIVVVNEHWVALVPFWAIWPFETIIIPRRHFQHLGQITDAEKDGYADIMKKLSSVYDRLFDTSFPYSAGIHQSPTDGQDYPGWHLHMHFYPPLLRSATVKKFMVGYELLGDPQRDITPESAAERLWALL; encoded by the coding sequence GAACACTCGCACCGCCGGTTCAACCCCTTGTTGGGCGAGTGGGTGCTGGTATCGCCGCACCGTTCCAAACGCCCTTGGCAGGGCCAGCAGGAGGCCGCCGAGAAAGACACCCGCCCGGCCTATGACCCTGGCTGTTACCTCTGCCCCACCAACGTGCGCGCCAACGGTGAGACCAACCCAGATTACCCGTCTACTTTTGTGTTCGTGAACGACTTCGCGGCCCTGCAAACCGACAGCCATACCGGTGAATTCACCAAACCAGGTTCTCTGTTACAGGCCCACAGCGAGCGCGGCCTCTGCAAGGTGATCTGCTTCTCGCCTCGCCATGACCTCACGCTCTCAGACATGGAGGTTTCTGAGATCAGGAAAGTGGTGGACCTCTGGCAGCAGGAATACCTGGAACTGGGCGCCCTGGACTACATCAGTTACGTGCAGATCTTTGAGAACAAGGGCAGCGTGATGGGCAGCAGCAACCCGCACCCGCACGGCCAGATCTGGGCCCAAAGCTCGGTGCCCGGCGAACCCGCCAAGGAAACCGATCAGCAGGAAGCCTACTTTAAACAGAACGGCCGCAGCCTTTTGGCAGACTACCTTAAAGAAGAGCTAGAGGCCAAAGCCCGCATTGTGGTGGTGAACGAGCATTGGGTGGCACTGGTGCCTTTCTGGGCCATCTGGCCCTTTGAGACCATCATCATCCCGCGCCGGCATTTTCAGCACCTGGGCCAGATCACAGACGCAGAGAAAGACGGCTACGCCGATATCATGAAAAAGCTTTCGTCTGTTTATGACCGCCTATTTGACACCTCGTTCCCGTACTCGGCGGGCATCCACCAAAGCCCGACGGATGGGCAGGACTACCCCGGCTGGCACCTGCACATGCACTTCTACCCACCCCTGCTCCGGTCGGCCACGGTTAAGAAATTCATGGTAGGCTACGAACTCCTGGGCGACCCGCAACGTGACATTACCCCAGAAAGTGCCGCCGAGCGCCTGTGGGCTTTGCTGTAA